The genomic window CTCGGCGGGCAGGCCTTCGGTCAGCGCCGCGACTTCGTCCACGGCCTTGCGCTGCAGGGCGTCGAACAGCAGTTGCTCGACCTCGCCGGACAGGCCGGCGGCCTGGGCCAGGCCACGGTAGATGCCGACGTGGCCGAGATCCATGTGCACGTCCGGCACCTGGGCCATCTCGAGCATGTCGAGCAGCAGGCTGATCACTTCGACGTCGCCGGCCGAGCCGGTGTCGCCATACAGTTCGGCGCCCAGCTGGATCGGGCTGCGCGAGGTCGCCAGCGCACGCGGGCGAGCATGCAGCACGCTGCCGGCGTAGCACAGGCGGTTCGGGCCCTCGCGGCGCAGGCTGTGGGCGTCCATGCGCGCCACTTGCGGCGTGATGTCCGCACGGAAGCCCATCAGGCGGCCGGACGCCGGATCGGTGACCTTGAAGGTACGCAGATCCAGATCCTGGCCGGCACCGGTCAGCAGGGATTCCAAGTATTCGATATGCGGGGTGACGACGAATTCGTAGCCCCAGCGCTGGAACAGGTCCAGCACCTGACGGCGGGCTGCTTCAACGCGCGCCGCCTCCGGTGGCAGCACTTCTTCGATCCCATCTGGCAGCAGCCAGCGGTCTACCGTTGCCATGTCGCCTCTCTCCTTTTTTAGGCCGGGCGGCACTTCAATGAATGCAGTAAAGAAGGACGGTGCCGAGCAGCATGCTGCCCAGCCCGATGAGTCTCAGACTGCGGTCGCCAAGGCGCCCGAGCCCGCTCACGGCGTCGCGCCAGCCACGCGGATACAGGAATGGAAGGATGCCTTCCAGCACCAGCAACAGACAGAACGCCTTGCCGAATTCCTGCCACATGGTTCTCGTACATCATTCTCGCGGACGCAAAAAAGCCGGGATTTCCCGGCTGACCCATGATAACACGATTTCTCCGGCGGGCGCTGCCGCCCGCCGGAGAGATGCGAGGGTCCGTTGATGTTTCGGCGTGAATCGCGTTGCTGCGTCACATCACGCCAGGCTAGACGCGGGACGACGGTAATGGCCGTCCCTTGCCTAGTCCCGCAACGACGCATGGCGTGAAGTGCCGCGCAACCCGAAGGGACGAACCCCGTGTAGCGCGGCGCCCGATCCTCAACTCGGCATCGGGACACTCGCTACACGGGGCTCGGCGCGATCACGACGAGGCGTCGACGGATCCTCAGGGTTTGGCTTTTTCCAGATAGCGGAAGAAGTCGTTGCTCGGATCGAGCACCAGCACGTCCTTCTTGTCCGCGAAGCTCTCGCGATAGGCCTTGAGGCTACGGGTGAAGGCGTAGAACTCCGGGTCGGCGGCATAGGCCTTGGCGTAGATCGCTGCCGCCTTGGCATCACCGTCACCACGGGTTTCTTCCGACTCGCGATACGCCTCGGCCAGCAGCACGCGGCGCTGACGGTCGGCATCGGCGCGGATACCTTCGGCCAGCTCACGACCCTTGGCGCGGTGCTCGCGGGCTTCCCGCTCACGCTCGGTGCTCATGCGCTCGAACACGCTGCGGTTCACTTCCTTGGGCAGGTCGATGGCCTTGACGCGAACGTCGACCACCTCGATACCCAGCTCCTTCTGCGCCATGCGGTTCAGAGACGCGGTGATATCGCCCATCAGCGCATCACGCTCACCCGACACCACTTCGTGCAGGGTGCGCTTGCCAAACTGGTCGCGCAGGCCGGCTTCCAGACGACGGGACAGACGCTCGTCGGCGATCTGCTTCATGCCGGAGGTCGCGGTGTAGAAGCGCTCGGCATCGGAGACGCGCCACTTGGCGTAGGCGTCGACCATCACCGCTTTCTTCTCCAGCGTCAGGAAGCGCTGGGTCGGCGAATCCAGGGTCAGCAGACGGCCATCGAACTTGCGCACCGTGTTGACGTACGGAATCTTGAAGTGCAGGCCGGGCTTCACGTCCGGCTCGACCACGCGACCGAAGCGCAGCAGGACGGCGCGTTCGGTCTGCTGCACCACGTAGACGCTGCTCCAGAGGGCAACAGCAACCACCACACCCGCGATGAGGGCGATCAGGGACTTGTTACTCATCAGCGGCTCTCCCGGGTACGCGTGTCACGCTGCTGCAGGTCGCTGGCGACCCGCGAACCGATATCCGGCGTGCTGCTGCTCGCGCTGGGCGCGGCGCTCGGAGCTGCCGAACCACGGCCATCCATCATCTTGTCCAGCGGCAGGTAGATCAGGTTGTTCTGACCCTGCTGGCCGGTGACCAGCACCTTGCTGGTCTGGCTCAGGACATCCTGCATGGTGTCCAGGTACAGACGCTGACGGGTGACTTCCGGGGCCTTGTGGTACTCGGCGGCCAGCTTGGCGAAGCGATCCGCCTCACCCTGGGCGCGGGAGACCACCTCATCGCGGTAGCCGTTGGCTTCCTCGATGATGCGTTGCGCCTGGCCGCGGGCTTCAGGCACCACGCCGTTGGCGTAGGCTTCGGCCTGGTTCTTCTCGCGCTGCTCGTCCTCGCGGGCACGGATCACGTCATCGAACGCTTCCTGTACTTCACGCGGCGCGGCGGCGCTCTGGATGTTCACCTGGGTGACCGTGATACCGGTCTTGTAGGTATCCAGGAAACGCTGCAGACGATCGCGCACCTCGGTGGCCATCTGTTCGCGGCCCTCGGTGAGGATCTTGTCCATGGTGGTGGAGCCGGCCACGTGGCGCAGGGCGCTTTCGGTGGCGTGCTGCAGGCTCACTTCCGGCTGGTCGACGTTGAGCACGAAGTCCTTCAGGTTGCTGACCTTGTACTGCACGGTCAGCGGAACCTCGACGATGTTCTCGTCCTCGGTGAGCATCTGCCCCTGCTTGCTGTAAGCACGCTCGCGGGTGACGTTCTCCTGGAACTTCTTGTCGATCGGCGGGAAATAGATATTCAGGCCGGGGCCCACGGTGTCGTGGTATTGGCCAAAGCGCAGGATCACCGCCTGCTCCTGTTCGTCCACCACGTAGATGGCGTTGTACAGCCACAGCACGGCGAGGATCGCCAGGCCGATACCGAACAGACCGAGGCTGCCGCCCCGACCACCGCCACCACCGCCCGAACCACTGCCGCGCTTGGGTTTACCGAAAATTCCGTTCAGGCTGTCCTGCAGCTTGCGGAACGCCTCATCCAGATCAGGCGGGCCCTGGCGACCACCACCACGGCGTCCGCCCCAGGGGTCCTGGTCGTTCTTGTTCGAGTTGTCACCCGGCTCATTCCAAGCCATAGCGCTCTCCATCTGATAACGCGAAAACGCGCCTACGGCGCGCCCACCTATGCTACCGAATGCCCCTTACCCTGCCAAAAGCAGCGTGCCGGGCTTTATTGCAAAGTGTGTTGCGCAATGAACTCCGCCGGCTGCCAGCCTTCGCGGCTCACCATGCGGTTCAACTCGACACGCGGCAGGCGAACCTGCAAAACGGCGCGTCCCTGTTCGTCGTGGTTCTCCGACTGTACCGCACCCAGCTCGAAGAACTGAGCGCGCAGCCGTCCCAGGCGCTGCGGCAGGCACAGCGTTCCAACGAACATGTCCTCCCCCAGCAACTCGGCGATCGCCTGCTCCAGCAACTCCAGCCCGCGCGATTCCCGCGCCGACAGCCAGACGCGGACCGGCTTGCCCAGCTCGTCGCGCTGGATCATCGGCTGCATGTCCGGCAGCAGGTCGATCTTGTTGTACACCTCGAGCATCGGCAATTCGTTCGCGCCGATTTCCTTCAGCACCGCCAGCACCTGTTCGATCTGCGCGTCGCGATCGGGCTCGTGGGAGTCGATCACGTGCAGCAGCAGATCGGAGTTGCTGGACTCTTCCAAGGTAGCTCGAAACGCCTCCACCAGCTTGTGCGGCAGGTGACGGATGAAGCCCACGGTATCGGCCAGCACGATCGGCCCGACGTCATCCAGCTCCAGGCGGCGCAGGGTGGGGTCGAGGGTGGCGAACAACTGGTCGGCCGCGTAGACCTCGGACGTGGTCAGCGCATTGAACAGCGTGGACTTGCCGGCGTTGGTATAGCCCACCAGGGACACCGCCGGAATCTCCGCACGGCGACGGCCGCGACGGGCCTGCTCGCGCTGGCTGCGGACCTTCTCCAGGCGCGACTTGATCTGGCGGATGCGCCCACGCAACAGGCGGCGGTCGGTTTCCAGCTGGGTTTCACCCGGGCCGCGCAGGCCGATACCGCCTTTCTGGCGCTCAAGGTGAGTCCAGCCGCGCACCAGGCGCGTGCTCATGTGCTCCAACTGGGCGAGCTCCACCTGCAGCTTGCCCTCATGGGTGCGGGCGCGCTGGGCGAAGATGTCGAGGATCAGACCCGTACGGTCGAGCACGCGGCATTCGAGCGCTCGCTCGAGGTTGCGCTCCTGGCTCGGCGTGAGGGTGTGATTGAAGATGATCAGCTCGACCTTCTCGGCGTGGACGAGGTCGTGCAACTCGTCGACCTTGCCGGTGCCGATCAGGTACTTGGCTGAGGGCTGATGGCGCGAAATGCTGACGAAAGCAACCGATTCCGCGCCTGCCGAACGGGCAAGCTCCTGGAATTCCTGCGGGTCTTCGCGCGCCTCGGGGTCCTGACCTTCCAGATGGACCAGAATGGCCCGTTCCCCACCACCCGGGCGCTCAAAGAACAAGGCGGACTCCCGTCAAACGTTGCCCGGCTCGGCCGGTTGATCACCGGTGGGCAGGCGCACGGGGCGGCTGGGCACCACGGTGGAAATGGCGTGCTTGTAGACCATCTGGCTGACAGTGTTCTTCAGCAGGATGACGAACTGGTCGAAGGATTCGATCTGACCCTGCAGCTTGATGCCGTTAACCAGGTAGATGGAAACCGGAACGCGTTCTTTGCGCAGGGTATTGAGGTAAGGGTCTTGTAGCGAATGCCCTTTTGACATATGCCGCACTCCTTGTAAGGGTAAAAAACTGATTTAGTAGTAGTCGAATTTGGCTTAACGCCGTCCTGAACCCCAAGGATAGACGGCCGGAATTAAGGTCTCGAGCCTATATGGAGACCGCCTCAAAGTATTTCAAGGCACGCGGCAAATTGTCGCTTGCCTGGCTGTCCAACCAGTGTAGATCGCTCCAGCTGCGGAGCCAGGTGAACTGGCGCTTGGCCAGCTGCCGCGTGGCGATGACGCCGCGCTCCACCATGTCAGCGTAGGACAGTTTGCCCTCAAGGTAATCCCATACCTGTCGGTAGCCCACCGCTCTTATGGACGGCAGCCCCACGTGCAAGTCGTTCCTTGCGCGGAGGCGTTCGACCTCGGCGATGAAGCCCTGTTCCAGCATCTGGTCAAAACGTTGCGCGATACGCGCGTGCAACACCTGGCGCTGCAGAGGCGCGATCGCCAGATGAGCCACAGTATACGGTAATTGTCCACCGCCTTGCGCGCCGAAACCCGCATTTTCGCTCGCTTGGCGAAGGCGGTGTGCAGTCATGGATATACCGCTGACGCGAAAGACTTCGAGAGCCCGGACCAGCCGCTGAGGGTCGTTGGGGTGGATGCGCGCAGCCGATTCCGGATCGACGCGGGCCAACTCCTCGTGAAGGGCGCCCCAACCGTCGGCGGCAGCCCAGGCTTCCAGCTCGGCGCGCACGGCGGGGTCGGCACTGGGCATGTCGGCCAGGCCTTCCAGCAACGCCTTGAAATACAACATGGTCCCGCCGACCAGCAACGGGATCTTCCCGGCCGCGGTGATCTCGGCCATCGCCGCCAGGGCGTCGGCGCGGAATTCCGCCGCCGAATAGGCTTCGCTGGGGTCGCGGATATCGATCAGGCGATGGGGGAACGCCTCCAGCACCTCGCGGGACGGCTTGGCGGTGCCGATGTCCATGCCGCGATAGATCAGTGCCGAATCGACGCTGATCAGCTCCACCGGCAGCAGGCGCGCCAGCTCCAGCGCCAGGTCGGTCTTGCCGGCGGCGGTGGGGCCCATGAGGAAAATCGCGGGAGGTAGGGACATCGGTGGCTCGTTATTGCGCGCAGCTGAATCGTTTGGCGCGCAGTTTACTGCACTTTTCTGAACGCAGGCTTACGAAAATCAACGTCCGCGCAGGAATAGCTTGTCCAGTTCGTCGAGCCCCAGCTGCGTCCAGGTCGGCCGGCCGTGGTTGCACTGGCCGCTGCGCTCGGTCACTTCCATGTCGCGCAGCAGGCCGTTCATCTCCGGCAGGGTCAGGCGGCGATTGGCGCGCACGGCGCCGTGGCAGGCCATGGTGCCGAGCAACTCGTTGAGGTGCGCCTGGATGCGGTCGCTGGTGCCGTATTCCAGCAGGTCGGCGAGCACATCGCGCACCAGCTGGGTGGCCTCGGCCTGCTTGAGCAGCGCGGGAATCTGGCGGATCGCCAGGGTCTCCGGGCCAAGACGCTGCAGCTCGAAGCCCAGCCTGGAGAACCAGCTGCCATGCTCCTCGGCGCAATCCGCCTCGCGCTCGCTGACGGCGATGGACTCGGGCACCAGCAGCGGCTGGCCGCGCAGCCCTTCGCTGGCCATGGCGGTCTTCAGGCGCTCGTACATGATGCGTTCGTGGGCCGCGTGCATGTCCACCAGCACCAGGCCGTGGGCGTTCTCCGAGAGGATGTAGATACCCTTGAGCTGCGCCAGGGCGTAACCCAGCGGCGGCACGTCCTGGCTGCTCTCCGGCAGGGCCTGCGGCACCTGGTCGGGCAGCGGCGCGAAATAGGCCTTGTACGCACCCTGGGCTTCCTGGATCGGCGGAATGTCCGGGCGTGTCGGCTGATAGCTGTAGCCACCGCCACCGCCCGAGCCGCCGGAAGCCGCGCTCGGCTGCCAGGCACGCGCGGCGGCCGGCGCTTCCAGCACCGTTTCGGACAGGCGCATCTCGCCCTGCGGCCCGAACTCGCCGGCTTCCGCGCCGGTGGGGCGCGGCACGGTCAGGGTCGTCGCGCCCGGCGGGGCCAACTGGTCGTCCGGCCGCACTTCGGCCAGCGCCCGGTGCAGGGTGCCGTAGAGGAAGTCGTGGACCATGCGGCTGTCGCGGAAACGCACTTCGTGCTTGGTCGGGTGGACGTTGACGTCCACCACTGCCGGGTCGACCTCGAAGAACAGCACGAAGGTCGGATGCCGGCCGTTGTACAGCACGTCGCGGTAGGCCTGGCGCACCGCGTGGGCGACCAGCTTGTCGCGCACCATGCGGCCGTTCACGTAGAAATACTGCAGGTCCGGCTGGCTGCGGGAGAAGGTCGGCAGGCCAACCCAGCCCCACAGGTGCAGGCCGTTGCGCTCGACCTCGATGGGCAGCGCCTGCTCGAGGAAGCCGGCGCTGCACACCGCGCCGACGCGGCGGGCGCGGGAGGCTTCGTCCTTGGCTTCATGCAG from Pseudomonas sp. GCEP-101 includes these protein-coding regions:
- a CDS encoding ATP phosphoribosyltransferase regulatory subunit, with amino-acid sequence MATVDRWLLPDGIEEVLPPEAARVEAARRQVLDLFQRWGYEFVVTPHIEYLESLLTGAGQDLDLRTFKVTDPASGRLMGFRADITPQVARMDAHSLRREGPNRLCYAGSVLHARPRALATSRSPIQLGAELYGDTGSAGDVEVISLLLDMLEMAQVPDVHMDLGHVGIYRGLAQAAGLSGEVEQLLFDALQRKAVDEVAALTEGLPAELAGMLRALAELCGSREVLDQAREVLAGAPANVQAALADLTAIADSLAARFPQLPLYFDLGELRGYHYHTGVVFAAFVPGVGESIAQGGRYDDIGADFGRARPATGFSTDLKTLVTLGRAQLDEPRTGVWAPAEGAGLWQAVQQLRRQGVRVVQALPGQDAASASEAGCDQQLLVRDGNWQVAAL
- a CDS encoding DUF2065 domain-containing protein — protein: MWQEFGKAFCLLLVLEGILPFLYPRGWRDAVSGLGRLGDRSLRLIGLGSMLLGTVLLYCIH
- the hflC gene encoding protease modulator HflC — translated: MSNKSLIALIAGVVVAVALWSSVYVVQQTERAVLLRFGRVVEPDVKPGLHFKIPYVNTVRKFDGRLLTLDSPTQRFLTLEKKAVMVDAYAKWRVSDAERFYTATSGMKQIADERLSRRLEAGLRDQFGKRTLHEVVSGERDALMGDITASLNRMAQKELGIEVVDVRVKAIDLPKEVNRSVFERMSTEREREAREHRAKGRELAEGIRADADRQRRVLLAEAYRESEETRGDGDAKAAAIYAKAYAADPEFYAFTRSLKAYRESFADKKDVLVLDPSNDFFRYLEKAKP
- the hflK gene encoding FtsH protease activity modulator HflK: MAWNEPGDNSNKNDQDPWGGRRGGGRQGPPDLDEAFRKLQDSLNGIFGKPKRGSGSGGGGGGRGGSLGLFGIGLAILAVLWLYNAIYVVDEQEQAVILRFGQYHDTVGPGLNIYFPPIDKKFQENVTRERAYSKQGQMLTEDENIVEVPLTVQYKVSNLKDFVLNVDQPEVSLQHATESALRHVAGSTTMDKILTEGREQMATEVRDRLQRFLDTYKTGITVTQVNIQSAAAPREVQEAFDDVIRAREDEQREKNQAEAYANGVVPEARGQAQRIIEEANGYRDEVVSRAQGEADRFAKLAAEYHKAPEVTRQRLYLDTMQDVLSQTSKVLVTGQQGQNNLIYLPLDKMMDGRGSAAPSAAPSASSSTPDIGSRVASDLQQRDTRTRESR
- the hflX gene encoding ribosome rescue GTPase HflX, with translation MFFERPGGGERAILVHLEGQDPEAREDPQEFQELARSAGAESVAFVSISRHQPSAKYLIGTGKVDELHDLVHAEKVELIIFNHTLTPSQERNLERALECRVLDRTGLILDIFAQRARTHEGKLQVELAQLEHMSTRLVRGWTHLERQKGGIGLRGPGETQLETDRRLLRGRIRQIKSRLEKVRSQREQARRGRRRAEIPAVSLVGYTNAGKSTLFNALTTSEVYAADQLFATLDPTLRRLELDDVGPIVLADTVGFIRHLPHKLVEAFRATLEESSNSDLLLHVIDSHEPDRDAQIEQVLAVLKEIGANELPMLEVYNKIDLLPDMQPMIQRDELGKPVRVWLSARESRGLELLEQAIAELLGEDMFVGTLCLPQRLGRLRAQFFELGAVQSENHDEQGRAVLQVRLPRVELNRMVSREGWQPAEFIAQHTLQ
- the hfq gene encoding RNA chaperone Hfq; amino-acid sequence: MSKGHSLQDPYLNTLRKERVPVSIYLVNGIKLQGQIESFDQFVILLKNTVSQMVYKHAISTVVPSRPVRLPTGDQPAEPGNV
- the miaA gene encoding tRNA (adenosine(37)-N6)-dimethylallyltransferase MiaA, which produces MSLPPAIFLMGPTAAGKTDLALELARLLPVELISVDSALIYRGMDIGTAKPSREVLEAFPHRLIDIRDPSEAYSAAEFRADALAAMAEITAAGKIPLLVGGTMLYFKALLEGLADMPSADPAVRAELEAWAAADGWGALHEELARVDPESAARIHPNDPQRLVRALEVFRVSGISMTAHRLRQASENAGFGAQGGGQLPYTVAHLAIAPLQRQVLHARIAQRFDQMLEQGFIAEVERLRARNDLHVGLPSIRAVGYRQVWDYLEGKLSYADMVERGVIATRQLAKRQFTWLRSWSDLHWLDSQASDNLPRALKYFEAVSI
- the mutL gene encoding DNA mismatch repair endonuclease MutL, translating into MSEVRRIQLLTPRLANQIAAGEVVERPASVIKELLENCLDAGAKRIDVEVEQGGIKLLRVRDDGSGIPADDLPLALARHATSKIRELEDLERVMSLGFRGEALASISSVSRLTLTSRTADADQAWQVEVEGRDMESTVKPAAHPVGTSIEVRDLFFNTPARRKFLRAEKTEFDHLQEVIKRLALARFDVAFHLRHNGKTILSLHEAKDEASRARRVGAVCSAGFLEQALPIEVERNGLHLWGWVGLPTFSRSQPDLQYFYVNGRMVRDKLVAHAVRQAYRDVLYNGRHPTFVLFFEVDPAVVDVNVHPTKHEVRFRDSRMVHDFLYGTLHRALAEVRPDDQLAPPGATTLTVPRPTGAEAGEFGPQGEMRLSETVLEAPAAARAWQPSAASGGSGGGGGYSYQPTRPDIPPIQEAQGAYKAYFAPLPDQVPQALPESSQDVPPLGYALAQLKGIYILSENAHGLVLVDMHAAHERIMYERLKTAMASEGLRGQPLLVPESIAVSEREADCAEEHGSWFSRLGFELQRLGPETLAIRQIPALLKQAEATQLVRDVLADLLEYGTSDRIQAHLNELLGTMACHGAVRANRRLTLPEMNGLLRDMEVTERSGQCNHGRPTWTQLGLDELDKLFLRGR